A section of the Rhizomicrobium sp. genome encodes:
- a CDS encoding MFS transporter, translated as MTDTAAAHRPAPIQVHSTVFAILFAVGFCHALNDMMQSLLQAIYPNLQATFDLDFAHIGLVTFVFQVTASLLQPLVGLYTDRRAVPWALPGGMVFTLIGLVGLALAPTYPLLLAAAALVGIGSSTFHPESSRVAYLAAGPRRGLAQSMFQVGGSIGGALGPLLAALAIRPGQREGVAFFSFAALLAIVILWRVGRWYARNRTTRAAAHGHLHLTEALSPRRVKAALAILVVLIFSKFVYMASIGSYFTFYLIHRFHLSVPAAQLHLFLFQAAVAVGTISGGPLGDRFGRKYLIWFSILGALPFALAMPFANLFWTGVFSVGAGLVLSSAFPAIVVYGQELLPGRVGMVSGLFFGLSFGMGGLGAAALGVLADAKGIEFVYRVCAFLPLIGLLAAFLPDLKPRPAAS; from the coding sequence ATGACCGATACCGCCGCCGCGCACAGGCCCGCGCCCATCCAGGTCCATTCCACCGTGTTCGCGATCCTGTTCGCGGTCGGGTTCTGCCATGCGCTGAACGACATGATGCAGTCGCTGCTGCAGGCGATCTACCCGAACCTGCAGGCGACCTTCGATCTCGACTTCGCCCATATCGGCCTGGTGACCTTCGTGTTCCAGGTGACGGCGTCGCTGCTGCAGCCGCTGGTCGGGCTCTATACCGACCGCCGCGCCGTGCCCTGGGCGCTTCCCGGCGGCATGGTGTTCACCCTGATCGGCCTGGTCGGGCTGGCGCTGGCGCCGACCTATCCCCTGTTGCTCGCCGCCGCGGCGCTGGTGGGGATCGGCTCTTCGACCTTCCATCCGGAAAGCTCGCGCGTCGCCTATCTGGCGGCGGGGCCGAGGCGCGGGCTGGCGCAATCGATGTTCCAGGTCGGCGGATCGATCGGCGGCGCGCTCGGCCCGCTGCTCGCCGCGCTCGCCATCCGGCCCGGCCAGCGCGAGGGCGTGGCGTTCTTCTCGTTCGCGGCGCTGCTCGCGATCGTCATCCTGTGGCGGGTGGGCCGGTGGTATGCCCGCAACCGCACGACGCGCGCGGCGGCGCACGGCCATCTGCACCTGACCGAAGCGCTCTCGCCCCGCCGGGTGAAGGCGGCGCTCGCGATCCTGGTCGTGCTGATCTTTTCGAAATTCGTCTACATGGCGAGCATCGGCAGCTATTTCACCTTCTACCTGATCCACCGCTTTCATCTGAGCGTGCCGGCGGCGCAGCTTCACCTCTTCCTGTTCCAGGCGGCGGTGGCGGTCGGGACGATCTCCGGCGGGCCGCTGGGCGACCGCTTCGGGCGCAAATACCTGATCTGGTTCTCCATCCTGGGCGCCCTGCCCTTCGCGCTGGCGATGCCCTTCGCCAACCTGTTCTGGACCGGCGTGTTCAGCGTCGGCGCGGGGCTGGTGCTGTCGAGCGCCTTTCCGGCCATCGTGGTCTACGGCCAGGAGCTTCTGCCCGGGCGCGTCGGCATGGTGAGCGGCCTCTTCTTCGGCCTGTCCTTCGGCATGGGCGGATTGGGCGCGGCGGCGCTCGGCGTGCTGGCCGACGCGAAGGGCATCGAGTTCGTCTACCGCGTCTGCGCCTTCCTGCCGCTGATCGGATTGCTGGCCGCGTTCCTGCCCGACCTCAAGCCGCGCCCCGCCGCGTCATAG
- a CDS encoding MBL fold metallo-hydrolase, translating into MRRILIGVVAAIVVIAAGGALALRSTAVDVWLFRHFVRAAVSGGDAKLAQDGALSVLLVGTGTPLPDVSRAGPSTMIAAGSHLYLVDAGVDAARNLQLWKVPLDRIDGVLITHLHSDHIGGLAEIRLQTWVAGRKGPLKVYGPPGIERVVAGFNEAYALDDGYRTKHHGAAMLPPEAALLVAVPVIIPPDAKTAPVFDALGLKVTAIRVKHEPANPAYGYRFDFGGRSVTVSGDTIYDEDLARAAHDTDVLVHEGLAPELVGIMESEMLAAGRPRPAKIMHDIPGYHTAPVDAARIANLAHAKLLLFTHLLPILPNAIAVRAFLKGVSDVRPDGVTVGHDGLIVRLPGHSTDIDVGDMN; encoded by the coding sequence ATGAGACGCATCCTGATCGGTGTCGTCGCCGCGATCGTGGTGATCGCCGCAGGCGGCGCGCTGGCCCTGCGCTCGACGGCCGTCGATGTGTGGCTGTTCCGGCATTTCGTGCGCGCGGCGGTCAGCGGCGGCGATGCGAAGCTGGCGCAGGACGGCGCGCTATCGGTGCTGCTGGTCGGGACCGGCACGCCGCTGCCCGACGTCAGCCGCGCCGGGCCGAGCACGATGATCGCGGCGGGATCGCATCTCTATCTGGTCGATGCCGGAGTCGATGCGGCGCGCAACCTGCAGCTCTGGAAAGTGCCGCTCGACCGGATCGACGGCGTGCTGATCACCCATCTGCATTCCGACCATATCGGCGGGCTGGCCGAGATAAGGCTGCAAACCTGGGTCGCGGGGCGCAAGGGACCGCTGAAGGTCTATGGCCCGCCGGGGATCGAGCGCGTGGTGGCGGGCTTCAACGAGGCCTATGCGCTCGACGACGGCTACCGCACCAAGCATCACGGCGCGGCGATGCTGCCGCCCGAGGCGGCTTTGCTGGTCGCCGTGCCGGTGATCATTCCGCCGGACGCCAAGACCGCGCCGGTGTTCGACGCGCTGGGGCTTAAGGTGACGGCGATCCGCGTGAAGCACGAGCCGGCCAATCCGGCCTATGGCTACCGCTTCGATTTCGGCGGGCGCAGCGTGACGGTGAGCGGCGACACGATCTATGACGAGGACCTGGCGCGCGCGGCGCACGACACCGACGTGCTGGTGCATGAGGGGCTGGCGCCGGAGCTGGTCGGGATCATGGAGAGCGAGATGCTGGCCGCGGGGCGGCCGCGCCCGGCGAAGATCATGCACGACATCCCAGGCTATCATACCGCGCCGGTCGACGCGGCGAGGATCGCCAACCTGGCGCATGCCAAGCTGCTGCTGTTCACCCATCTTCTGCCGATCCTGCCCAACGCGATCGCGGTGCGGGCGTTTTTGAAGGGCGTTAGCGACGTGCGGCCGGACGGCGTGACGGTGGGGCATGACGGGTTGATCGTGCGGCTGCCCGGACATTCGACGGATATCGATGTGGGGGATATGAATTAA
- a CDS encoding SDR family oxidoreductase has product MTAPKPSNEETRTLILTGASRGIGHATVKRFSSAGWRVITCSRHAFPESCPWAAGPEDHIQVDLSDPEDTDRAIAEMRERLTDGKLHALVNNAGISPKGRANLSREAGSAATASRTRSEAEQEAGKSRGDFPGEGLAAAASPSAVRLSTLNTPRAVWRQVFEVNLFATLWLARGLIDELAAAHGAIVNVTSIAGSRVHPFAGSAYSVSKAALAAMTREMAADFGPLGVRVNAIAPGEIDTAILSPGTDKLVETIPLRRLGLPEEVAKAIYYLCTEQSSYVTGAELHINGGQHV; this is encoded by the coding sequence ATGACCGCTCCCAAGCCATCCAACGAAGAGACCCGCACGCTGATCCTGACCGGCGCCTCGCGCGGCATCGGCCACGCCACCGTCAAGCGCTTTTCGAGCGCCGGCTGGCGCGTGATCACCTGTTCGCGCCATGCCTTCCCGGAGAGCTGCCCCTGGGCGGCGGGTCCGGAGGACCACATCCAGGTCGACCTCTCCGATCCCGAGGACACCGACCGCGCCATCGCCGAGATGCGCGAGCGCCTGACCGACGGCAAGCTCCACGCCCTGGTGAACAACGCCGGCATCAGCCCGAAGGGCCGCGCCAACCTCTCCCGCGAAGCGGGGTCCGCGGCGACAGCGTCGCGGACGCGGAGCGAAGCGGAGCAGGAGGCCGGAAAATCGCGCGGCGATTTTCCGGGTGAGGGCCTGGCCGCCGCCGCATCCCCCTCCGCCGTCCGCCTGAGCACCCTCAACACCCCGCGCGCGGTGTGGCGCCAGGTGTTCGAGGTGAACCTGTTCGCGACGCTGTGGCTGGCGCGCGGCCTGATCGACGAGCTCGCGGCCGCGCATGGCGCCATCGTCAACGTGACCTCGATCGCGGGCAGCCGCGTGCATCCCTTCGCCGGTTCGGCCTATTCGGTCTCGAAGGCGGCCCTGGCGGCGATGACGCGCGAGATGGCGGCGGATTTCGGCCCCTTGGGCGTGCGCGTCAACGCCATAGCTCCCGGCGAGATCGACACCGCGATCTTAAGCCCCGGCACCGACAAGCTGGTCGAAACGATCCCGTTGCGGAGACTGGGCCTGCCCGAGGAAGTCGCCAAGGCGATCTACTATCTGTGCACGGAGCAATCCAGCTACGTGACGGGAGCGGAGCTGCACATCAATGGCGGGCAGCATGTGTGA
- a CDS encoding hemerythrin domain-containing protein: MAILDVFSSSDAKRAKRANGARAEADEADILDTLKQEHDEVKELLGKLVDTEKAAERTSLVKQIKAALIPHVRAEEKVVYDAIIAQRDKDAKVDGNEGYIEHKHADIALKRLDTIRPASSPEFTAAAKVLKELVEHHIKDEESNVWRDVRKTFDGDQRIEMNRKYEATKQKVKVA; this comes from the coding sequence ATGGCCATTCTGGACGTCTTTTCGTCTTCCGACGCCAAACGCGCGAAGCGCGCCAACGGCGCGCGCGCCGAAGCCGACGAGGCGGACATCCTCGATACGCTCAAGCAGGAGCATGACGAGGTCAAGGAACTGCTCGGCAAGCTGGTCGACACCGAGAAGGCGGCGGAGCGCACCTCGCTGGTCAAGCAGATCAAGGCGGCGCTGATCCCGCATGTCCGTGCCGAGGAGAAGGTCGTCTATGACGCGATCATCGCGCAGCGCGACAAGGACGCGAAGGTCGACGGCAACGAAGGCTATATCGAGCACAAGCACGCAGACATCGCGCTCAAGCGGCTGGACACGATCCGGCCGGCCTCGTCGCCGGAATTCACCGCCGCGGCGAAGGTGCTCAAGGAACTGGTCGAGCATCACATCAAGGACGAGGAGAGCAATGTCTGGCGCGACGTGCGCAAGACATTCGACGGCGACCAGCGCATCGAGATGAACCGCAAATACGAGGCGACCAAGCAGAAGGTGAAGGTCGCCTGA
- a CDS encoding 2-hydroxychromene-2-carboxylate isomerase gives MTLSIDVFWSFRSPYSYLATPRLCEMAAEYDLTVNVRPVYPLAVRSGEFFSQVNPLWVPYLMRDTMRIAQMLGLPYQWPRPDPVVVDFQTRAATPDQPYIHRLTRLGCAAAEIGRGLPFLKEVSHTIWSGQHNGWNEGTHLAEAAARAGCDLATLDAKIEADPDKYEAVIVANQDAHKAAGHWGVPTMAFEGEPFFGQDRLDVLLWRLKQKGLRKR, from the coding sequence GTGACGCTGTCCATCGACGTCTTCTGGTCGTTCCGCAGTCCCTATTCCTATCTGGCGACGCCGCGCCTGTGCGAGATGGCAGCGGAATACGACCTGACCGTCAACGTCCGGCCGGTCTATCCGCTGGCGGTGCGCTCGGGCGAATTCTTCTCGCAGGTCAATCCGCTATGGGTGCCGTATCTGATGCGCGACACGATGCGGATCGCGCAAATGCTCGGCCTGCCCTATCAGTGGCCGAGGCCCGATCCGGTCGTGGTCGATTTCCAGACGCGCGCCGCGACGCCGGACCAGCCTTATATCCATCGCCTGACGCGGCTGGGATGCGCCGCCGCCGAGATCGGGCGCGGCCTGCCCTTCCTGAAAGAGGTCAGCCACACGATCTGGTCCGGGCAGCACAACGGCTGGAACGAAGGCACACATCTCGCCGAGGCGGCGGCGCGGGCGGGCTGCGATCTCGCGACGCTCGATGCGAAGATCGAAGCCGATCCGGACAAGTACGAGGCCGTCATCGTCGCCAACCAGGATGCGCACAAGGCGGCCGGCCATTGGGGCGTGCCGACCATGGCGTTCGAGGGCGAGCCCTTCTTCGGGCAGGACCGGCTCGACGTCCTGCTGTGGCGGCTGAAACAGAAGGGACTCCGGAAACGATGA
- a CDS encoding DUF2214 family protein, with the protein MDFASTDLALAIGHHLPVFALAAVLAFEVGAIKKGMSGADAVRVQRVDLWYGIVAALIVIVGLTRAIYAAKGWAYYSHNYFFWAKIAAFAVVGLLSIPPTVLLVRWRDAHAKDPSFGPGDGAVAAARRFLWLEVFVFAFIPVFAAAMARGYGAVT; encoded by the coding sequence ATGGATTTCGCAAGCACCGACCTGGCCCTGGCCATCGGACACCATCTGCCGGTCTTCGCGCTGGCGGCGGTGCTCGCCTTCGAGGTCGGCGCGATCAAGAAGGGCATGTCGGGCGCGGACGCGGTGCGCGTGCAGCGCGTCGACCTGTGGTACGGCATCGTCGCGGCGCTCATCGTCATCGTCGGGCTCACGCGCGCGATCTATGCGGCGAAGGGCTGGGCGTATTATTCGCACAACTATTTCTTCTGGGCGAAGATCGCCGCCTTCGCGGTCGTCGGGCTCCTGTCGATCCCGCCGACCGTCCTGCTGGTGCGCTGGCGCGACGCCCATGCCAAGGATCCGTCCTTCGGACCCGGCGACGGCGCGGTCGCCGCCGCGCGGCGCTTCCTGTGGCTGGAGGTGTTCGTCTTCGCGTTCATCCCGGTCTTCGCCGCCGCCATGGCGCGGGGCTATGGCGCCGTCACCTGA
- a CDS encoding polysaccharide deacetylase family protein has product MPSLAERLGYGADARLLIVNCDDIGSSHAANVASERAMREGLATSATLMVPCPWAREAVERFAGLDIGIHLTLTSEYPTYRWRALTGAPSLRDAQGYLPRTAAELWAQADAGEVEDECRAQIDQALAWGVDVTHLDNHMGTLQASRDLFPIYVKLAREYKLPLRMAGAAADARLGFGGRAQCDAAGIPYPDHFRFQWGTPTADQLAAYIAAPRPGVTEMILHPVEPGEELDAYDKTEKAIREHDAAAGVDRALKAKLDAAGIRRVSFRGLRDAMRSR; this is encoded by the coding sequence ATGCCCAGCCTCGCCGAACGCCTCGGTTATGGCGCCGACGCGCGCCTCCTGATCGTCAATTGCGACGACATCGGCTCCTCTCACGCCGCGAATGTCGCGAGCGAGCGGGCGATGCGCGAAGGCCTCGCGACTTCCGCGACGCTGATGGTGCCGTGCCCCTGGGCGCGCGAGGCGGTGGAGCGTTTCGCCGGCCTCGATATCGGCATTCACCTGACGCTGACGAGCGAATACCCGACTTATCGCTGGCGCGCCCTGACCGGCGCGCCGAGCCTGCGCGACGCCCAAGGCTATCTGCCGCGCACCGCCGCCGAACTATGGGCCCAGGCCGACGCCGGCGAGGTGGAGGACGAGTGCCGCGCCCAGATCGACCAGGCGCTGGCCTGGGGTGTCGACGTCACCCATCTCGACAACCACATGGGCACGCTGCAGGCGAGCCGGGACCTGTTCCCGATCTATGTGAAGCTGGCGCGGGAATACAAGCTGCCGCTGCGCATGGCGGGCGCGGCCGCCGATGCGCGGCTGGGCTTCGGCGGACGCGCCCAGTGCGACGCGGCCGGCATTCCGTACCCGGATCATTTCCGCTTCCAATGGGGCACGCCGACGGCGGATCAACTCGCCGCCTACATCGCCGCCCCGCGCCCCGGCGTGACGGAGATGATTCTGCATCCCGTCGAACCGGGCGAAGAACTCGATGCCTACGACAAGACCGAAAAGGCGATCCGCGAACACGACGCGGCGGCGGGCGTGGACCGGGCGCTGAAAGCCAAGCTCGACGCCGCCGGCATCCGCCGCGTCAGCTTCCGCGGACTGCGCGATGCGATGCGGTCCCGTTAG
- a CDS encoding NAD(P)/FAD-dependent oxidoreductase, whose protein sequence is MTATDVLQRPKAEQTAEHFDVLIVGAGISGVGGAYHLAKQCPDRSFVVLESLESFGGTWLTHKYPGIRSDSDLYTFGYRFKPWVGAPIASAAEILKYMGEVIDENDLARHIRYRHKILSAAWSDDDNRWTVEAELGDGSRKTFTANFLWMAQGYYRHAEGYTPRWKGMERFQGRIVHPQTWPEDLDYKGKRVVVIGSGATAATLVPAIAGDCEHVTVLQRSPTYFIPGRNANDLADTLRQLQIDESWIHEIVRRKINYDMAAFTKMAFDYPDAVKTELLNGVRAHLGDDYDMTHFTPNYLPWRQRIAFVPEGDLFKGIKAGKASMVTDEIETFTEDGILTRTGTEIKADIVITATGFNLNVLGDIAFSIDGAPLDFSKTVTYRGMMFTGVPNLVWVFGYFRASWTLRADLIGDFVCRLLNHMKEKGVARVVPALRPEDQDMTLGPWIDPENFNPGYLMRGMHLLPQRGDKPEWQHSQDYWTEKDVFPTIDLDDKAFVYG, encoded by the coding sequence GTGACCGCAACGGACGTGCTTCAGCGGCCCAAGGCCGAACAGACGGCCGAGCATTTCGACGTGCTGATCGTGGGCGCGGGAATCTCCGGCGTCGGCGGGGCCTATCATCTCGCCAAGCAATGCCCGGATCGCAGCTTCGTGGTGCTGGAGTCGCTCGAGAGCTTCGGCGGCACCTGGCTGACGCACAAATATCCGGGCATCCGCTCGGACAGCGACCTCTACACGTTCGGCTATCGCTTCAAGCCGTGGGTCGGCGCGCCGATCGCGAGCGCGGCCGAAATCCTGAAATATATGGGCGAGGTGATCGACGAGAACGATCTCGCGCGGCATATCCGCTATCGCCACAAGATCCTGTCGGCGGCGTGGTCGGACGACGACAATCGCTGGACCGTCGAAGCGGAACTCGGCGACGGGTCGCGCAAGACCTTCACCGCGAATTTCCTCTGGATGGCGCAGGGCTATTACCGGCACGCGGAAGGCTACACGCCGCGCTGGAAGGGGATGGAGCGCTTCCAGGGCCGCATCGTGCATCCGCAGACCTGGCCCGAGGATCTCGACTACAAGGGCAAGCGCGTGGTGGTGATCGGCTCGGGCGCGACGGCGGCGACGCTGGTGCCGGCGATCGCCGGCGACTGCGAGCACGTCACCGTACTGCAGCGCTCGCCGACCTATTTCATCCCGGGGCGCAACGCCAACGACCTCGCCGACACGCTGCGCCAGCTTCAGATCGACGAAAGCTGGATCCACGAGATCGTGCGGCGCAAGATCAACTACGACATGGCGGCATTCACGAAGATGGCGTTCGACTATCCGGATGCGGTGAAGACCGAGCTGCTCAACGGCGTGCGCGCCCATCTCGGCGACGACTACGACATGACGCATTTCACGCCCAACTACCTGCCATGGCGCCAGCGCATCGCTTTCGTGCCGGAGGGCGATCTCTTCAAGGGGATCAAGGCCGGCAAGGCCTCGATGGTCACCGACGAGATCGAGACCTTCACCGAGGACGGAATCCTGACGCGCACCGGCACCGAGATCAAAGCCGACATCGTGATCACCGCGACGGGGTTCAATCTGAACGTGCTGGGCGACATCGCTTTTTCGATCGACGGGGCGCCGCTCGATTTCTCCAAGACGGTGACCTATCGCGGCATGATGTTCACCGGCGTGCCCAACCTCGTGTGGGTGTTCGGCTATTTCCGCGCGAGCTGGACGCTGCGCGCCGACCTGATCGGCGACTTCGTGTGCCGGCTGCTGAACCACATGAAGGAAAAGGGCGTGGCGCGGGTCGTGCCGGCGCTGCGCCCGGAGGACCAGGACATGACCCTGGGCCCGTGGATCGATCCGGAGAATTTCAATCCCGGCTATCTGATGCGCGGGATGCATCTGCTGCCGCAGCGCGGCGACAAACCGGAATGGCAGCACAGCCAGGATTATTGGACGGAGAAGGACGTATTTCCGACGATCGATCTGGACGACAAGGCGTTTGTGTACGGGTAG
- a CDS encoding nucleoside deaminase: MTDDEAIALAIAEAQAAAARGEVPVGAVLLSAEGRLLAKDGNRIVENRDPTAHAEILALRAGAAALGNERLLGTALYVSLEPCAMCAGAISLARVARLVFAAEDPKGGAVLHGPRFFEQPTCHHRPLVARAGDAEAAGAVLKDFFRTRRK; encoded by the coding sequence GTGACTGATGACGAAGCCATAGCACTCGCGATAGCGGAAGCCCAAGCCGCCGCCGCCCGCGGCGAGGTGCCGGTCGGCGCCGTCCTGCTGTCGGCGGAGGGCAGACTGCTGGCAAAAGACGGCAACCGCATCGTGGAGAACCGCGATCCGACCGCCCATGCCGAGATCCTGGCCCTGCGCGCCGGCGCCGCGGCGCTGGGCAATGAGCGGCTGCTGGGCACCGCGCTTTACGTGTCGCTGGAGCCCTGCGCGATGTGCGCCGGCGCGATCAGCCTCGCCCGCGTGGCGCGGCTGGTCTTCGCGGCGGAGGACCCCAAGGGCGGGGCGGTCCTGCACGGGCCGCGCTTCTTCGAGCAACCCACCTGCCACCACCGCCCGCTTGTGGCGAGAGCCGGCGACGCCGAGGCAGCGGGGGCGGTGTTGAAGGATTTCTTCCGTACACGGAGAAAATAA
- a CDS encoding cation:proton antiporter, which produces MDDLTALALVLAAAVVAGLAMNRVRLPAASGFILVGLVLGPTGFGMIAHSASVQTLADLGVLMLLFIIGMELRLASFRKLLPLAIAIAVAEIVLFTAFAAALAQLATGETASAVVIGFMLAISSTALAFKMMDDADEAATPAGRLTAAILVAQDLAVVPLLLLTGALAPHAPANALAFAGVKLALAVALLAGFILFLTRIKSFRFPASSFLMKDVDVGTLGVLAVCFVAAAASGLLGLSPALGAFLAGLAVGHSTLRRTARELAQPVQSILLFIFFLSIGLLIDLDYVVHHLWLIVIVLAVVTVGKTALNLGLLTVVGQPGEVAFPAALFLSPVGEFSFVLASAGVSAGALTPEGHKLAIAVIALSLLVSPLWFVGARRAHALALRGITEADSLFQESYARELFFLKHWGERAAKAGARAAAAAVAAGSEVVRQSSPETRRIEPSVPDADAYHEPFGDIAGPGILPTNRDENR; this is translated from the coding sequence ATGGACGATCTGACAGCCCTGGCTCTGGTGCTGGCGGCCGCGGTGGTGGCGGGGCTCGCGATGAACCGCGTGCGCCTGCCCGCCGCCTCCGGCTTCATCCTGGTCGGGCTGGTGCTGGGGCCGACCGGGTTCGGCATGATCGCGCACTCCGCCTCGGTCCAGACCCTCGCCGATCTCGGCGTGCTCATGCTGCTCTTCATCATCGGCATGGAGCTGCGGCTCGCGTCGTTCCGCAAGCTGCTGCCGCTCGCCATCGCCATCGCGGTCGCCGAGATCGTGCTGTTCACCGCCTTCGCCGCGGCGCTCGCCCAGCTCGCGACGGGCGAGACCGCGAGCGCGGTGGTGATCGGCTTCATGCTCGCGATCTCCTCCACCGCGCTCGCCTTCAAGATGATGGACGATGCGGACGAGGCGGCGACGCCGGCCGGACGGCTGACGGCCGCGATCCTGGTGGCGCAGGACCTGGCGGTGGTGCCGCTCCTGCTGCTCACCGGCGCGCTGGCGCCGCACGCTCCGGCCAACGCGCTGGCCTTCGCGGGCGTGAAGCTGGCGCTGGCGGTGGCGCTGCTCGCCGGCTTCATCCTGTTCCTGACGCGGATCAAGTCGTTCCGCTTTCCCGCCTCGTCCTTCCTGATGAAGGACGTCGATGTCGGTACGCTGGGCGTGCTCGCCGTGTGCTTCGTGGCGGCGGCGGCGTCCGGCCTGCTCGGCCTGTCGCCGGCGCTGGGCGCGTTCCTCGCCGGCCTCGCGGTCGGCCATTCGACGCTCCGGCGCACCGCGCGCGAGCTGGCGCAGCCGGTGCAGAGCATCCTGCTCTTCATCTTCTTCCTGTCGATCGGGCTTTTGATCGACCTCGACTATGTGGTGCATCACCTGTGGCTGATCGTGATCGTGCTGGCGGTGGTGACGGTGGGCAAGACGGCGCTGAACCTCGGCCTTCTCACCGTCGTCGGCCAGCCGGGCGAGGTGGCGTTTCCCGCCGCCCTGTTCCTGTCGCCGGTCGGCGAGTTCTCCTTCGTGCTGGCGAGCGCGGGCGTGAGCGCCGGCGCCCTGACGCCGGAGGGCCACAAGCTCGCCATCGCGGTGATCGCGCTGTCGCTGCTGGTCAGTCCGCTGTGGTTCGTGGGCGCCAGGCGGGCGCATGCGCTGGCGCTGCGCGGGATCACGGAGGCGGATTCGCTGTTCCAGGAATCCTATGCGCGCGAGCTGTTCTTCCTCAAGCATTGGGGCGAACGGGCGGCGAAGGCGGGCGCCCGCGCCGCGGCGGCGGCGGTGGCGGCGGGCAGCGAGGTGGTGCGGCAAAGCTCGCCCGAAACGCGGCGGATCGAGCCGAGCGTGCCGGACGCGGACGCCTATCACGAGCCGTTCGGCGACATTGCGGGCCCCGGGATACTGCCGACGAATCGGGACGAGAATCGGTAG
- a CDS encoding GNAT family N-acetyltransferase, with translation MADIDIRPYRATDLDALYDICLKTGDAGADASGMYRDPKILGHVYAGPYGVLEPQSCFVAEDAEGVGAYIIGTADTYRFETRLEAEWWPALRAAIADTGGDDPDARIARLIHRPPKTPRRINEPYPAHLHIDCLPRFQGIGLGKRLIDTWRGAMAARGVAAAHLGVGPRNARAVRFYRAYGFHLIEQLPEPWNTMWFGISLTG, from the coding sequence ATGGCCGATATCGACATCCGCCCCTATCGCGCCACCGACCTCGACGCGCTCTACGACATCTGCCTGAAGACCGGCGATGCGGGCGCCGACGCCAGCGGGATGTATCGCGATCCGAAGATCCTCGGCCATGTCTATGCCGGGCCTTATGGCGTGCTCGAGCCGCAGAGCTGTTTCGTCGCCGAGGATGCGGAGGGCGTCGGCGCTTACATCATCGGAACCGCCGACACGTACCGCTTCGAGACCCGGCTGGAGGCCGAGTGGTGGCCGGCGCTGCGCGCGGCGATCGCCGACACGGGCGGGGACGATCCCGATGCGCGGATCGCGCGGCTGATCCACCGCCCACCGAAAACGCCACGGCGGATCAACGAGCCCTACCCCGCGCATCTGCATATCGACTGCCTGCCGCGCTTCCAGGGCATCGGGCTCGGCAAGCGGCTGATCGACACATGGCGCGGGGCGATGGCGGCGCGCGGCGTTGCGGCGGCGCATCTGGGCGTGGGACCGCGCAATGCGCGGGCGGTCCGGTTCTACCGCGCCTATGGCTTCCACCTGATCGAGCAATTGCCGGAACCCTGGAACACGATGTGGTTTGGCATTTCCTTGACGGGCTGA
- a CDS encoding pseudouridine synthase, whose product MAKPSKGKWTPSTDAEPVERFAEETGKTGERIAKAIARAGICSRRDAEKMIAEGRVAVDGETLTSPALNVTELNVITVDGKPIAAKEQTRLWRYHKPSGLVTTHKDPHGRPTVFMSLPKQLPRVVSVGRLDFNSEGLLLLTNDGDMARRLELPASGWTRTYRARLFGKVTQADLEKLATGITIDGVKYGPVVADLERSKGMYSWASVQLKEGKNREVKRLMERLGLKVARLIRVQYGPFHLGHLAEGAVEEVPAKLWREHLGIGRKKR is encoded by the coding sequence TTGGCAAAACCGAGCAAAGGCAAGTGGACGCCCTCGACCGATGCCGAGCCGGTCGAGCGGTTCGCGGAGGAGACGGGCAAGACCGGAGAGCGCATCGCCAAGGCGATCGCGCGGGCCGGCATCTGCTCGCGCCGCGACGCCGAGAAGATGATCGCGGAAGGCCGCGTGGCGGTGGACGGCGAGACGCTGACCTCTCCGGCGCTGAACGTGACCGAGCTCAACGTCATCACGGTGGACGGCAAGCCGATCGCGGCCAAGGAGCAGACGCGGCTGTGGCGCTATCACAAGCCGTCGGGCCTCGTCACCACGCACAAGGACCCGCATGGGCGGCCGACCGTGTTCATGAGCCTGCCCAAGCAATTGCCGCGCGTCGTCTCGGTCGGGCGGCTCGATTTCAACTCCGAGGGGCTCCTGCTGCTGACCAATGACGGCGACATGGCGCGGCGGCTGGAACTGCCGGCGAGCGGCTGGACGCGGACCTATCGCGCGCGGCTGTTCGGCAAGGTGACCCAGGCCGATCTCGAAAAGCTCGCGACCGGCATCACGATCGACGGCGTGAAATACGGGCCGGTGGTCGCCGATCTCGAACGCTCCAAGGGGATGTATTCCTGGGCGAGCGTGCAGCTCAAAGAAGGCAAGAACCGCGAAGTGAAGCGGCTGATGGAACGGCTGGGCCTCAAAGTGGCGCGGCTGATCCGGGTGCAGTACGGCCCGTTCCATCTCGGCCATCTCGCCGAGGGCGCGGTCGAGGAAGTGCCGGCGAAGCTGTGGCGCGAGCATCTCGGCATCGGCCGCAAGAAGCGCTGA